The DNA sequence CTACATACAGACAGGCCAACATGagccccacacacacacacacaaaactgttccctcacccaccccctgtgcacacgcgcactccctccctcccttcttctctcccctcttcctctttctctagTTCACACCCCCCGTACTACATTCTCGGTCTTGGCGCAGGAGCACCTGAAGACTCCTCTGTGCCACACCCACCTCGGCCGCCGAGGGCCGATATTTCTCCATGAGAATGCAAATTTGCTCCCAGCCAGCAAAGCAGCGGATACCCAAGATGCGCTCATCAGAGGccgagggaggcggcgaaggtAACGACAACTTCGGAGACTTGAAGCCGGCTGGGAGCCGCGCCGTTTGCCCACGTTGAGCTGACTGTGGCGGTTGCGGCATCTGTAGTGGCTGCCTGCGTACTTTAGCTCTGGCAGCAGCCATTCCCGCACCGGCACCTTGGGCAGTAGAGCGATCcggcggaagcggcagcgccaacgtCTCCGACACGTCCAAGGTTCCCCACGCTGCAGGCACCGAATGGCgagcctgcgccgctgtcgatgTCCGCGCCTGCACGGatggtggcgcggcgccatcgctAACCCGGTGCGACGGCATTGGAGTGCACACGACAGCCTCCCTGGAAGCCTCTGTCTTGAAGAGAGGCGCCCTAGCGTCTGGTGATGAGTACCCGGTGTCGTAGAGGTACGCTTCCGCTGTGTCCATCGTGCCGGCTTTGATGGCTGTAGTTGCCTGGTGTGTGCTCCCTTCCCCGCTTGGAATCAGCCCCGAGAGGCTTGGGAGGAAGTACTCGGACATCATGTCCGGCCTGTAATCCAGCTGGCTCGCATCACGCGTGCCCGACAGCGgcgaggtgaaggaggaaagCCGGTCCCTTGGTACGGCGAGAGGCGCCAATGCGCCGGCCATCGTCACCGCGCCAGAGGACGGAGCGGGTGGACTGCTGTGACCCCCGGCCAccgaggggagagaagggttTGCGCGTTGCGGTGATGACTTACTGGAGAGCGCAGAAGTGGGTGATGAAGCAACCATGCCCATCCCCACAACGTGTGACCGCGGCAGTGACGGTGGCTGGGGACGGCGTTGATGCTGGCCGTCTGTGGACACCTTCGCAGGCTTGCTGGCGGCCGGAAGGCCAACATGGGAGGACTCAGACTGTTCATTCTCGTCCTCGGACGCACTATTCGAGTCGGCGCTCCCTTGGCACCCTGGCTGACGCTGTGcactcgccgcagcagtagatgcgccaccaccgccgccgagcTTCGATGCATTGAGGCTGGGCCGCAGTTCTGGAGGAGGGTACCGTACCAATTCATTGACGTCGATGGAAAAGGGCGGCTGTGGGGTGCTGTGGAAGGTGGGCAGATGGTAGTTCTGGCCACCATACCGGATCCGACCCGAGACACTCACCTGACCGTCTTCGAACACTACCACGCCGAACTGGTCTGTGAAGGCAGCGTCTCGCACGTGTCGCGCAACTGGGGTGGGAGCAGTGATGACGTTAGCGTGGCCAAccgccgcatcgctgccttGCTTCTGACCAGCTGCCAAGTCCTGaagagcaccgccaccgctactgGTGCTAATGCTGTCGCCACTAGTCGGTATGCCACACTCGCCAAACTTGTTCATaccccacacccacagctCCCCCTCATCATTGATCGCGAAGGAGTTATGGGGCCCGCAGCCAATGCTGCGGATGGTCTGCGAGAGCGCCACACGCACCGGCGTCAACACAACGGAAGCGGAGGATGCTGGATCGGTGGTGTCAGCGTTGCTGCCCGTACCGAGAACACCAACGCCCCAGGCAAAGACACTGCATGATGCCGTCATCGCCACAGCGTGGCGACAccctgctgccacagctACAATGTCACGCAGCCCGGCGACACGTATCGGCACTGACACATCGCTACCCTTAGCCTTGGCCGGCGATGTCGACACGCCCAAGCCACAGTACATGGCCTCACCGTGGGCAAGCACCTCCCCATCGACGGTGAGGGCAACGACAAAGGTGCCCCCGCACACGATCTGCACAATTCGCTCACTTGCGTAGGCGTCCACGCGCACTGGCGTGAAGATGTGTGCAACGCCTGCCGGCTGGCACAACTTTTGATGGTCGTTGCTGCCCCAGCCGTACACGACGCCGCACTCGTCAAGGGCGAGGGCAAAGTCTGGGCCACAACGCACATGCTGAATGATAACATCGGATGGAATGTGTACCTCGCTGAAGGCCGAAGCGACAGTGACGTCATCGCTGCGATACGACTTCATGCAGTCTCCAATACCAAGCTGACCACGCTCGCCGCGCCCAATGGCGACGAGTGAGTTGTTCTCCCACAGGACCACAAGGAAGCCTGCACCGGACGCAGCGCACCGCACACCGTTGCGCACGGACAGGCTCGGCACGCGTGACACCTCCTCGATGGTGGAGTGGCCCAATACCATCACGGCAGTGCGGCGATGCACGACACCTGCCATGCCTTGCAGATAACTGGAGTGCAGCACCATCGTCACATAGTTGGTGAGGATGCGCATCGGGGCACAAAAGCGACGACCGTAGCCAAGGCCGATGCCGCACATCCTGTACGATCCGCAGGCGACTACGTCACCATCTGCGAGCAGGATGCACGTGTGCTCCCGCGCAcacatcaccgccaccgccttgaTTGGAAGTGGCACCATCGTTGGGAGGCGCCGCGGCGCAAGTCCGCGCAGCCCGAGCTGTCCCTCGGCGTTGCCGCCAAAAACATAGACGGCGCCAGTGCTCGTGAGGACAGCGCTGTGAACGTGGGAACAACTAGCATCGACCACAAAAGATGACCGTAGCCCTTCCACGAGGCGTGGCTTCACTTCTGAGCTGTCGGTGCCGTGTCCAAGTCGCCCGTTGCTGCCAACACCCCACGTGTACACCTCGCCCTTCTGCGAGATGGCGAGTGCGTGCCACGGTCCAGCTCGCACCGCAGCCATGGGGTTTGACGTGCCTACTCGTAGGTGCACTACCTGCCTGGCACACTTGCACTGATCGGGTGCGAGGCTGTGCTCTAGCCCCTTGTCGCTCATGTTGCATCCCAGCATCGATGCAATGCCCCAGGTGCCCATGACACCGTCGTCGAACAACAGTACGCCGAAGAACTGGCCAAAGCAGACGTCAAGTACCTTGTGAACCCCAGCCTTCAGCCGCACCGGCGTCAACACGCGACTCGCGTCCGGCATTTTCAGACACTGCCCATACACGTTATGACCCCAGCAGTAGAGCGCGTTGTCTCTAGTGAGCGCCACGGCGCAAGCAGTGCCGGCGGCAATGCGAGTAACGCGTTCATTGTCCTTGAAAAGAACCCGCTGTAGCTTACTCACTCCAGCATGGGCGTAGCGCATGCTGCGCCCGCCAATACCGAGCTGCCCGTTGTCGGCGCGGCCGCAGCTGTACAGCACGCCATCGACGGTCACCACATAGGTGACAGCGAGCCCACAAGCAATCTGTGCCACACGCGCAGGGGTGTGAACAGATAAGGGAAGGTACACATAGCCTGTCACGCTGGTGTCGTGAGGAGACGCGGTGCTGCCTGCAAGAGATTCAGCCGAAGTTATTGATGTAGCCTTCAACTCTCCACAAGGAGAAGCTTGAAACTGATCCGCCACACTCCCTCTTGTGGGTCGCGTCTCCGGCTGAACATCC is a window from the Leishmania panamensis strain MHOM/PA/94/PSC-1 chromosome 26 sequence genome containing:
- a CDS encoding hypothetical protein (TriTrypDB/GeneDB-style sysID: LpmP.26.0730); translation: MEAACRRLCLGDTSSLPDIVDCIEAGQQAPTGKLGIRAYTALGTLLFREGLVLRESHASDSVLPSAGAFYALRILAVLGMRHAEEGYNVKSVLLSLGLQRCRDMILDAYFALKRWQRYYVVMFVTLLIGVYGCRPQDLLQSATSLNILAGSTDPGWVSPCPEGTAESTEVVPALPHHTAQVATASAGCSGSPASLTGPTNPQPPVATGSSPSPRRMSIQNHRPVRVSIPGTSTDLPVQPARWYRELPRSPINAPYSVNPLYVSEPLRESSGSTTAAGGRTGDDGADNRASPASQLLVAETAMTAQFPTPVVLFSAYHGVGCVPCLPTIDDLARLDAWRERKQQEHALKSPATASSSLTRIAERRHGWGFILEAALQMRDPDAAGDEGLSPPFVVRNEMAFVLPNPEAVAYHCQCLNSSLLRQYLEQGELLSWGSLAKGALGQHSQRRGRSTPGMPESDAISSDPAESKAKLSGGAPVTMGTPQQYSSAPGAAGLGGKEEQTSLAEGNLPTADPPMAASKALLARGPFATDVQPETRPTRGSVADQFQASPCGELKATSITSAESLAGSTASPHDTSVTGYVYLPLSVHTPARVAQIACGLAVTYVVTVDGVLYSCGRADNGQLGIGGRSMRYAHAGVSKLQRVLFKDNERVTRIAAGTACAVALTRDNALYCWGHNVYGQCLKMPDASRVLTPVRLKAGVHKVLDVCFGQFFGVLLFDDGVMGTWGIASMLGCNMSDKGLEHSLAPDQCKCARQVVHLRVGTSNPMAAVRAGPWHALAISQKGEVYTWGVGSNGRLGHGTDSSEVKPRLVEGLRSSFVVDASCSHVHSAVLTSTGAVYVFGGNAEGQLGLRGLAPRRLPTMVPLPIKAVAVMCAREHTCILLADGDVVACGSYRMCGIGLGYGRRFCAPMRILTNYVTMVLHSSYLQGMAGVVHRRTAVMVLGHSTIEEVSRVPSLSVRNGVRCAASGAGFLVVLWENNSLVAIGRGERGQLGIGDCMKSYRSDDVTVASAFSEVHIPSDVIIQHVRCGPDFALALDECGVVYGWGSNDHQKLCQPAGVAHIFTPVRVDAYASERIVQIVCGGTFVVALTVDGEVLAHGEAMYCGLGVSTSPAKAKGSDVSVPIRVAGLRDIVAVAAGCRHAVAMTASCSVFAWGVGVLGTGSNADTTDPASSASVVLTPVRVALSQTIRSIGCGPHNSFAINDEGELWVWGMNKFGECGIPTSGDSISTSSGGGALQDLAAGQKQGSDAAVGHANVITAPTPVARHVRDAAFTDQFGVVVFEDGQVSVSGRIRYGGQNYHLPTFHSTPQPPFSIDVNELVRYPPPELRPSLNASKLGGGGGASTAAASAQRQPGCQGSADSNSASEDENEQSESSHVGLPAASKPAKVSTDGQHQRRPQPPSLPRSHVVGMGMVASSPTSALSSKSSPQRANPSLPSVAGGHSSPPAPSSGAVTMAGALAPLAVPRDRLSSFTSPLSGTRDASQLDYRPDMMSEYFLPSLSGLIPSGEGSTHQATTAIKAGTMDTAEAYLYDTGYSSPDARAPLFKTEASREAVVCTPMPSHRVSDGAAPPSVQARTSTAAQARHSVPAAWGTLDVSETLALPLPPDRSTAQGAGAGMAAARAKVRRQPLQMPQPPQSAQRGQTARLPAGFKSPKLSLPSPPPSASDERILGIRCFAGWEQICILMEKYRPSAAEVGVAQRSLQVLLRQDRECSTGGVN